A stretch of the Nothobranchius furzeri strain GRZ-AD chromosome 5, NfurGRZ-RIMD1, whole genome shotgun sequence genome encodes the following:
- the cblc gene encoding E3 ubiquitin-protein ligase CBL-C isoform X2 — MSGASKSPKLSSQFPTREDLRLQEKASKRLQKLKELCTNARLGLKNSPPYLPELVRETATLLSQVWEPYKGLGPSAGLLPRGDEAKYLRVHIKNLLDKTDRAVLLFKDGKERMFDETSSHRRNLTKLSLLFSHMLWELKAMFPGGYFQGDTFKVAKPEADQFWRKSFDNMCVVQWKIFKEKLKSIHPFEEGMESMALKSTIDLTCNDHISVFEFDTFIRLFQPWRSLIRNWNQLAVTHPGYMAFLTYDQVVARLEHCLHKPGSYIFRLSCTRMGQWAIGHVTSEGDIIQTIPQNKPLCKALIQGFKEGCYMYPDGRDLNPRLTGLCEPSSREKVTVTEEQYELYCEIGSTFQLCKICTERDKDIKILPCGHLLCRPCLTGWQLKSAGQTCPYCRCNIRGTEAVLVEPYLKHSHQWEEGEGDDSDEEDHEDIEVVIKEIAAMRKVSAPLPHWEGSNTTIICCRLWRGAAGALPAGWEGLKHCHPLLETVVRCCALIVYSVNVTGTCLAM, encoded by the exons ATGTCAGGAGCCTCTAAGAGCCCCAAGCTGAGCTCCCAGTTTCCTACCAGGGAAGACCTGCGGCTGCAGGAGAAGGCCAGTAAAAGACTGCAAAAGCTAAAGGAACTGTGCACAAATGCCCGTCTGGGCCTGAAGAACAGCCCTCCGTACCTGCCTGAGCTGGTTCGAGAGACTGCCACGCTCCTCTCACAGGTCTGGGAGCCTTACAAGGGCCTGGGACCGTCAGCAGGCCTGCTGCCACGGGGAGATGAGGCCAAGTATCTGAGAGTCCACATCAAAAACCTGCTGGATAAGACGGACCGGGCCGTGCTGCTCTTTAAAGATGGAAAAGAGAGGATGTTTGACGAGACATCGAGTCACAG GAGGAATCTGACCAAGCTGTCGCTGCTGTTCAGCCACATGCTCTGGGAGCTGAAGGCCATGTTTCCAGGGGGATATTTTCAAGGTGACACTTTTAAGGTGGCTAAGCCTGAGGCAGATCAGTTCTGGAGGAAATCCTTTGACAACAT GTGCGTAGTTCAATGGAAAATCTTCAAAGAGAAGCTGAAAAGCATCCATCCATTTGAGGAAGGGATGGAGTCCATGGCGCTCAAATCAACAATTGATCTCACCTGTAATGATCACATCTCGGTGTTTGAGTTTGACACTTTCATACGACTGTTCCAG CCCTGGAGGTCTCTTATTAGGAACTGGAACCAGCTAGCGGTGACCCATCCAGGGTACATGGCCTTCCTCACGTATGACCAGGTTGTAGCTCGGCTGGAGCATTGCCTTCACAAACCTGGCAG CTACATCTTCCGTCTGAGCTGCACAAGAATGGGTCAGTGGGCAATCGGCCACGTGACCTCTGAAGGAGACATCATCCAGACCATTCCTCAGAACAAACCTCTCTGCAAAGCACTTATTCAGGGCTTCAAGGAGGGCTG CTACATGTACCCAGATGGACGGGATTTGAACCCTCGCCTGACGGGTTTGTGTGAACCTTCTAGCAGGGAGAAAGTCACAGTAACAGAG GAGCAGTATGAGCTTTACTGTGAGATCGGCAGCACCTTCCAGCTGTGCAAGATCTGCACAGAGAGGGACAAAGACATTAAGATTCTGCCCTGTGGACACCTCCTATGTCGACCGTGTCTCACAGGCTGGCAG TTGAAGTCAGCGGGTCAAACCTGCCCGTATTGTCGCTGCAACATCAGAGGAACAGAGGCAGTCCTCGTTGAGCCCTACCTGAAACACAGCCATCAGTGGGAGGAGGGAGAAGGTGATGACAGCGACGAAGAAGACCACGAAGACATCGAAGTGGTGATAAAGGAAATTGCTGCCATGAGAAAG gtttcagctcctctgccccactgGGAGGGTTCAAACACCACCATCATCTGCTGCagactgtggcggggtgctgcgggcgctctccccgccggctgggagggtttgaaacactgccatcctctgctggagaccgtggtgcgctgctgtgccctgattgtttattctgtcaatgttaccggtacttgtcttgcaatgtga